A stretch of the Clostridium fungisolvens genome encodes the following:
- a CDS encoding YybS family protein, giving the protein MKENKYTARSTVEAGLMSVIVFIILMITTYVPLIGMAGFFVLPVPITLLYLRHNKVVAILSVIVSTILISMFYNPLLAIASAILYGVSGLSLGFCISRGFKSTLTLVITSIANFIGIIINVYLTVFLVTNISLVQMIQQMIDQMKMASDIYKNAGIDMSTNPAYQQIQQLNVNTVLFMIPAVLITCTVIISLLNYIIAKKMLKRFGHKFDPIRNFMNWYLDNRVGALMISIVCLGIILKSRGFMIGDYILTSSMTILQFTLIIIGTSIVYYYLKTKLNVKNGIAIAICIFIAFSGVSSVAFYIGLVDLVFDIRGLDPNSLGNALRKKFIKK; this is encoded by the coding sequence ATGAAAGAAAATAAGTATACGGCAAGATCTACGGTAGAAGCAGGACTAATGTCAGTAATTGTATTTATAATCCTTATGATTACTACATATGTTCCGTTAATAGGAATGGCTGGCTTCTTTGTGTTACCAGTGCCAATAACATTATTATATTTAAGGCATAATAAGGTAGTTGCTATATTATCTGTTATAGTTAGTACTATTTTAATTAGTATGTTTTATAATCCTTTATTAGCGATAGCTTCAGCGATTTTATATGGGGTATCTGGTTTATCATTAGGTTTTTGTATCTCAAGGGGATTTAAATCAACGCTTACTTTAGTTATAACTAGTATAGCTAATTTTATTGGTATTATTATAAACGTATATCTAACAGTATTTTTGGTAACAAATATAAGCCTAGTGCAAATGATTCAACAGATGATAGATCAAATGAAAATGGCAAGTGACATATATAAAAATGCTGGAATTGATATGAGCACAAACCCTGCATATCAACAAATACAACAACTTAATGTAAATACTGTCTTATTCATGATTCCCGCGGTATTAATTACTTGTACCGTAATAATATCATTATTAAATTATATAATAGCAAAAAAGATGCTAAAGAGATTTGGACACAAATTTGATCCAATAAGGAATTTTATGAATTGGTATCTAGATAATAGAGTTGGAGCACTCATGATTTCTATTGTCTGCTTAGGAATAATCTTAAAGTCTAGAGGCTTTATGATTGGGGACTATATACTTACTAGTTCAATGACCATCTTGCAGTTTACATTAATAATTATAGGAACATCTATTGTATACTACTATTTAAAGACTAAACTTAACGTGAAAAATGGAATTGCTATTGCTATATGTATATTTATAGCTTTTTCAGGGGTTTCAAGCGTAGCATTTTATATTGGGCTAGTAGATTTGGTATTCGATATTAGAGGGTTAGATCCAAATAGCCTTGGAAATGCCTTGAGGAAAAAATTTATAAAAAAGTAG
- a CDS encoding MazG-like family protein, with translation MKKDNFNIMSDIKIIEDLKAQLLCIIAEFFRLLTKGSNVAHDAILECISGAIIILYLLADKLGYSFIEVDEDMKKKIKIGIVEGDNIEKDGKNLSRLHSHLKERN, from the coding sequence ATGAAAAAAGATAATTTCAATATTATGTCTGATATAAAAATTATAGAAGATTTAAAAGCACAGCTGCTATGTATAATAGCAGAATTCTTTAGGCTATTAACTAAAGGAAGTAATGTTGCCCATGATGCTATATTAGAATGTATTTCCGGGGCAATAATAATTTTATATCTATTGGCAGACAAATTAGGTTATTCATTTATTGAAGTAGATGAAGATATGAAGAAAAAAATTAAGATTGGTATTGTAGAGGGGGATAATATAGAAAAGGATGGTAAAAACTTAAGTAGATTGCATAGCCATCTTAAAGAAAGAAATTAA
- the rpsR gene encoding 30S ribosomal protein S18, protein MKRNGGKMRRSKRKVCGFCVEKATSIDYKDINKLRKYVTERGKILPRRISGTCAKHQRQLTDAIKRSRNIALLPFTTE, encoded by the coding sequence ATGAAGAGAAATGGCGGAAAAATGAGAAGATCCAAGAGAAAAGTTTGTGGATTTTGCGTTGAAAAAGCTACTTCTATAGATTATAAAGACATCAATAAGTTAAGAAAGTATGTAACTGAAAGAGGAAAGATACTTCCAAGAAGAATTTCAGGAACATGTGCTAAGCACCAAAGACAATTAACTGATGCTATAAAGAGATCAAGAAACATAGCATTATTACCATTTACTACTGAATAA
- a CDS encoding single-stranded DNA-binding protein — MNRVILIGRLTKDPELRFTPGAGTAVTTLTLAVDKFNRQSGQREADFISVVVWGKQAESTANYMSKGSQMAISGRIQTRSYDAKDGSKRYVTEVVADEVQFLGKGAGNSQSGNNSFGGGSEYGAPSNDPFGGMSFDEDMTPVDDGDIPF; from the coding sequence ATGAATAGAGTTATTCTTATAGGTAGACTTACAAAAGATCCTGAGCTTAGATTTACACCTGGAGCAGGAACTGCGGTTACTACTCTGACTCTTGCCGTTGACAAGTTTAATCGTCAATCAGGTCAAAGAGAAGCAGACTTCATATCTGTAGTGGTATGGGGAAAGCAAGCTGAATCTACTGCCAATTACATGAGTAAAGGTAGCCAAATGGCTATAAGTGGTAGAATTCAAACTAGAAGTTATGACGCCAAAGATGGTTCAAAAAGATATGTCACTGAAGTAGTTGCTGATGAGGTTCAATTCCTTGGAAAAGGAGCTGGAAACTCACAATCAGGAAACAATAGTTTTGGTGGCGGTTCTGAATATGGAGCTCCGTCAAATGATCCATTTGGTGGTATGAGCTTTGATGAGGATATGACTCCCGTAGATGATGGAGATATCCCATTCTAA
- the rpsF gene encoding 30S ribosomal protein S6 encodes MRKYETIFILHPTFEEEAVKASIEKFKGVIENGGGTIDNVDFWGKRKLAYEISKVNDGYYTLINFTAGPELPRELDRIFRITDGVLRHIIVKEEK; translated from the coding sequence ATGAGAAAGTACGAAACTATATTTATATTACATCCAACATTTGAAGAAGAGGCTGTTAAGGCTTCAATAGAAAAATTTAAAGGTGTAATTGAAAATGGTGGCGGAACTATCGATAACGTTGATTTTTGGGGTAAGAGAAAGCTTGCTTACGAAATATCAAAAGTTAATGATGGTTACTACACTTTAATAAACTTTACAGCTGGTCCAGAATTACCAAGAGAGTTAGACAGAATATTCAGAATCACTGATGGCGTTTTAAGACACATAATAGTAAAGGAAGAAAAGTAA
- a CDS encoding DUF951 domain-containing protein — MQVFNLGDVVEMRKQHPCGSYEWEIIRLGADIKIKCLGCERIVMLSRQKFQKGIKKVVKSNEIS, encoded by the coding sequence ATGCAAGTATTTAACTTAGGTGATGTAGTAGAGATGAGAAAACAACACCCTTGTGGAAGCTATGAATGGGAAATTATTAGATTAGGTGCAGATATAAAAATAAAATGTTTAGGTTGTGAAAGAATAGTTATGCTTTCTAGACAAAAGTTTCAAAAGGGAATAAAAAAAGTAGTAAAATCAAATGAGATATCTTAA
- a CDS encoding mechanosensitive ion channel family protein, whose protein sequence is MSAMDTLFSIDYDKGTLNLANMAIKFEVINNILWKTFTIIVIIFIMYISIRIGNAIIDKFVRKQIESEHRFTMDEKKASTIGELLKSILKYTVYFFGIVGILSGLFNGISLTFASIGGVAVGFGAQSIVKDLINGVFILFEDQYAVSEYVTIGSFSGIVESIGIRTTQLRDFSGDIHLIPNGTISTVTNHSRGNMRVMLEIEIDYEENVDRAIDTINQVCDTYSRDNNDLIDKPQVVGVTSLSQTGIVIRVSGSAKPMMQWAVERDLRKAIKIEFDRRGIKIPHLNVQNVVTNKLREQQ, encoded by the coding sequence ATGTCAGCTATGGATACACTTTTCTCTATAGATTATGATAAAGGAACGCTAAATTTAGCGAATATGGCAATAAAGTTTGAAGTAATAAACAATATACTATGGAAAACATTTACTATTATAGTTATAATATTTATCATGTACATCTCAATAAGAATAGGAAATGCAATAATTGATAAGTTTGTAAGGAAGCAGATTGAAAGTGAACATAGATTCACAATGGATGAAAAAAAGGCTAGCACTATCGGTGAATTATTAAAGAGCATATTAAAGTATACAGTATACTTTTTCGGAATAGTAGGTATCTTATCAGGTTTGTTTAATGGAATATCTCTTACTTTTGCAAGTATAGGTGGAGTTGCAGTTGGTTTCGGTGCTCAGAGCATCGTAAAAGACCTAATAAACGGCGTATTTATATTATTTGAAGATCAGTATGCCGTAAGTGAATACGTCACTATAGGGTCATTTAGCGGCATTGTAGAAAGTATAGGGATAAGAACTACTCAGCTTAGAGATTTCTCAGGTGATATACATCTTATACCTAACGGAACAATAAGTACAGTAACTAACCACTCACGAGGAAACATGAGGGTTATGCTTGAGATAGAAATTGACTATGAAGAAAATGTAGATAGAGCTATCGATACGATAAATCAAGTATGTGATACCTACTCAAGGGATAATAATGATTTAATTGATAAACCACAGGTAGTGGGAGTAACATCGCTAAGTCAAACTGGAATAGTTATAAGAGTGTCGGGATCAGCTAAGCCAATGATGCAGTGGGCTGTTGAGAGAGACCTAAGAAAAGCGATAAAGATAGAATTTGATAGACGAGGAATAAAAATTCCGCATCTTAATGTTCAAAATGTTGTAACTAATAAATTAAGAGAACAGCAATAA
- a CDS encoding DUF3343 domain-containing protein, giving the protein MLYINKANIFMKEYIMVFKNTHDAIGAEKFIKSNELEVVVMPTPTYITQSCGICIRLNDNVLNKIENELNNKINFKSIYLIGNEGLKLYK; this is encoded by the coding sequence ATGCTTTATATTAATAAAGCTAATATTTTTATGAAAGAATACATAATGGTTTTTAAGAATACACATGATGCTATTGGAGCAGAAAAATTTATTAAGAGTAATGAATTAGAAGTAGTTGTAATGCCTACTCCAACATATATAACCCAGAGCTGCGGGATATGCATAAGGCTTAATGATAATGTGCTCAACAAAATTGAAAATGAGCTAAATAACAAGATTAATTTTAAAAGCATATATTTAATAGGAAACGAAGGTTTGAAGTTATATAAATAA
- a CDS encoding aminotransferase class V-fold PLP-dependent enzyme — protein sequence MSIYFDNASTSFPKPDTVSKSIYDFIVYNGGNAGRGASTSSLKSSELVYECREALCNFFNFDKTENVIFTQNITHSLNMLLLGAIKEGWHVITSSMEHNSVLRPLTMLKNQGKIELDIVQCDANGIVNETDIKSLIKENTRLIVLSHASNVVGSIQPLEIIGKICKGSNIFFIVDSAQSAGAIPVDFKLLNCDALAFTGHKGLLGPQGIGGFLISDELNAATLPTFTGGTGSMSSSLIYPDYLPDKFECGTLNLPGIVGLKSGLEFIQSVGLDTIEYKELTLTKRTLEILNDFNQITVYGFKDIEKERTSTISFNILNRDPSEISFILDKQYGIITRTGLHCAPLAHKTIGTYPTGTIRLSLGFFNSLEDAETLYKAIKNILGGY from the coding sequence ATGAGTATTTATTTTGATAATGCTTCTACTAGCTTTCCAAAACCAGACACTGTAAGCAAATCAATTTATGATTTTATAGTATATAACGGAGGCAATGCCGGAAGAGGTGCATCAACTTCCTCTTTGAAGAGCAGTGAGTTGGTTTATGAATGTAGAGAAGCTCTATGCAATTTTTTTAATTTCGATAAAACAGAGAATGTTATATTTACACAAAATATAACTCATTCTTTAAATATGTTACTTTTAGGTGCTATAAAAGAGGGTTGGCACGTTATAACTTCATCTATGGAACATAATTCTGTACTAAGGCCACTAACTATGTTAAAAAACCAAGGTAAAATCGAGTTAGATATAGTACAATGTGATGCAAACGGGATTGTTAATGAAACTGATATTAAAAGTCTAATAAAAGAAAATACAAGGCTTATAGTACTTTCTCACGCCTCAAATGTAGTGGGCTCAATACAACCTCTAGAAATAATTGGGAAAATATGTAAAGGGAGCAATATATTTTTCATTGTGGATTCTGCCCAATCTGCCGGAGCCATACCAGTTGATTTTAAATTATTAAACTGCGATGCTCTTGCTTTTACTGGACATAAGGGCTTATTAGGACCTCAAGGAATCGGTGGATTCTTAATTAGTGATGAATTAAATGCAGCTACTCTACCAACATTTACTGGTGGTACTGGCAGTATGTCTAGTTCCTTAATTTACCCAGATTATTTACCAGATAAATTTGAATGTGGAACACTTAATTTACCTGGAATTGTTGGCCTAAAATCAGGACTTGAATTTATACAAAGTGTTGGTTTAGATACAATTGAATATAAAGAGTTAACCCTAACTAAGAGAACTTTAGAAATACTAAATGACTTTAACCAAATTACTGTGTATGGTTTTAAAGATATTGAAAAAGAGAGAACTTCCACTATTTCATTTAATATCTTAAATAGAGATCCATCTGAGATATCATTTATTTTGGACAAACAATATGGAATAATCACGAGAACTGGGCTTCATTGTGCTCCACTTGCTCATAAAACCATCGGCACTTATCCAACAGGAACCATAAGACTAAGCCTTGGTTTTTTTAACAGCTTAGAAGATGCAGAAACTCTTTATAAAGCTATAAAAAATATTTTAGGAGGTTATTAA
- the ytvI gene encoding sporulation integral membrane protein YtvI: MQDIQQRLERLAIFFAVYTLFFYLFFSTLKYTLPFVLAIIFALILRSPTRFMIEKLKLKSWIASILSTLVFFGTIISLNVIILTSLVSELIGLIKYLQKLISNNSSDIYNYFMSLQNYLNNLNIDPTIVDTIEKNLSSYATKIVNLTIGAGSSVVQGTLTILGYVPYIGMVVIFTLITTYFFTKKVSTSNTLSLTNVIPNNSDKLITILNHVRKMLKNYLLSYLFIIFITFIFTFIGFTIFKVQYSLVLSILCAVLDLLPVVGMPMIYFPLALMNIASRNYINGIGILILYAIVFVVRQIIEPKIMSSSLGLNPLAVLAAIFIGIQVAGISGIIFCMFLVVFYEILKKVDVL, encoded by the coding sequence ATGCAAGATATTCAACAACGCCTTGAGCGATTAGCCATTTTTTTTGCGGTCTATACTCTATTCTTTTACTTATTTTTTTCTACACTTAAATATACACTTCCTTTTGTGTTAGCAATAATATTTGCTCTAATACTTAGATCACCGACTAGATTTATGATAGAAAAACTTAAGTTAAAATCATGGATAGCATCCATCTTAAGTACATTGGTATTTTTCGGAACAATAATATCCTTAAATGTTATAATACTTACATCCTTAGTTAGTGAATTAATCGGATTAATAAAATACCTTCAGAAACTTATATCAAATAATTCTTCTGACATATATAACTACTTTATGTCATTACAAAATTACCTTAATAATTTAAATATTGATCCAACTATTGTTGATACTATAGAAAAAAATCTATCTTCTTATGCTACTAAGATAGTAAATCTTACAATAGGCGCTGGATCTTCCGTAGTACAAGGAACTCTAACAATTTTAGGTTATGTACCGTACATTGGCATGGTTGTAATTTTTACTCTTATCACAACATATTTCTTTACTAAAAAGGTCTCTACTTCAAATACTTTATCTTTAACCAATGTAATACCTAACAATAGCGACAAATTAATAACTATATTAAATCATGTAAGAAAAATGCTTAAGAATTACTTACTATCTTATCTATTTATAATATTTATTACTTTTATCTTTACTTTTATCGGTTTTACTATATTTAAAGTTCAATACAGTTTAGTTCTTAGTATTCTTTGTGCAGTTTTAGACTTACTCCCTGTAGTAGGTATGCCAATGATTTATTTTCCTCTGGCTTTAATGAATATAGCATCAAGAAATTATATAAATGGAATAGGCATACTAATACTTTATGCAATAGTTTTTGTAGTAAGACAGATAATAGAACCAAAGATAATGTCTTCTTCATTAGGTCTTAACCCTTTAGCAGTTTTAGCTGCTATTTTTATAGGTATACAGGTAGCTGGAATAAGTGGTATAATCTTTTGTATGTTTTTAGTTGTATTTTATGAAATTTTAAAAAAAGTAGACGTTCTATAG
- the yyaC gene encoding spore protease YyaC, with the protein MSNKFTIDSTNIRSPFLIRDYLYDELTPILKQKRPIVFICIGTDRSTGDSLGPLVGEKLKYMIQSEVYIYGNLKEPVHAKNLNSTLDEINCKFNNPFIIAIDACLGDLDNVGKIYIDKKPLLPGIAVNKNLPPVGDISILGVVNISGSLEFMVLQNTRLYTVMTIADAISRGIHHCILKSIGFKKNPVEAEIESILSK; encoded by the coding sequence ATGTCAAATAAATTCACAATAGATTCTACAAATATTAGATCTCCATTTCTTATAAGAGATTATTTATATGATGAGCTTACTCCAATCCTTAAGCAAAAAAGACCTATTGTTTTTATATGTATAGGCACCGATAGGTCTACAGGTGATTCTTTAGGGCCTCTTGTTGGAGAAAAATTAAAATATATGATTCAAAGTGAAGTATACATCTATGGCAACTTAAAAGAACCTGTTCACGCAAAAAACCTTAATTCAACCTTAGATGAAATTAACTGTAAATTCAATAACCCTTTTATTATCGCTATAGATGCTTGTCTTGGTGATTTAGATAATGTAGGCAAAATATATATTGATAAAAAGCCTTTGCTTCCTGGGATTGCTGTTAATAAGAATCTTCCACCTGTAGGAGATATCAGTATACTAGGTGTAGTAAACATTTCCGGTAGCTTAGAGTTTATGGTACTACAAAATACTAGACTGTACACTGTTATGACAATTGCAGATGCTATATCTCGTGGTATACATCATTGTATATTAAAATCTATTGGATTTAAAAAGAACCCTGTTGAGGCTGAAATAGAAAGTATACTTTCTAAATAA
- a CDS encoding YkuS family protein, producing the protein MNLYISDELKSLKSQLEKRGYNIVTCNDQYDAIICNLKEVDLSHLPSCKSYKSEGIVIIDSGSKNVDDIENILINRVYSAIL; encoded by the coding sequence ATGAACTTGTATATATCTGATGAATTAAAAAGTCTAAAATCTCAATTAGAAAAACGAGGTTATAATATAGTAACATGCAATGATCAGTACGATGCTATAATTTGCAACTTAAAAGAAGTTGATCTTTCACATTTACCATCTTGTAAAAGTTACAAATCAGAAGGTATAGTCATAATAGATAGTGGAAGTAAAAACGTGGATGATATTGAGAATATACTTATAAATAGAGTGTATTCAGCTATTTTATAG
- a CDS encoding DUF4446 family protein: protein MDTIISNIQDFMPYIVIAFSAIILLLLILIIVLFRSLSKVEKKYRKLMRGVNNKNLEEHVISYLDKIDEANKTSEAALEHCSVIEERMKGCVQKVSMIRYKAFEDVGSDLSFSIAILDDNNDGIILTGIYSRNDSTTYAKPVDKGISRYDLSEEELTVLNQAINRVNIH from the coding sequence ATGGATACTATAATAAGTAACATACAAGATTTTATGCCATATATAGTTATTGCGTTTTCAGCAATCATATTGTTATTGCTTATCTTAATAATTGTTCTATTCAGATCTTTATCAAAGGTTGAAAAGAAGTATAGAAAACTAATGAGAGGCGTTAATAATAAGAATTTGGAAGAACATGTTATAAGTTATTTAGATAAAATTGATGAAGCAAATAAAACTTCAGAAGCTGCTCTCGAACACTGCTCAGTGATTGAGGAAAGAATGAAAGGCTGTGTCCAAAAGGTTTCTATGATAAGATATAAAGCTTTTGAAGATGTAGGAAGTGATTTAAGTTTCTCTATTGCTATTTTAGATGATAATAATGATGGAATAATTTTAACTGGAATATACAGTAGGAATGACAGTACAACATATGCAAAACCAGTAGATAAAGGAATATCAAGATATGATTTATCTGAAGAGGAACTAACTGTATTAAATCAAGCAATTAATCGTGTAAATATACATTAA
- a CDS encoding ParB/RepB/Spo0J family partition protein, giving the protein MNKKFGLGKGLSALIPEDDNDTSEEMVNKSATLIPLNNIKANESQPRRYFDNDKINELSESIKNHGIIQPLILKKENETYTIIAGERRWRAAKQLMLKEVPAIVMDIDDKEILEISLIENIQREDLNAIEEAQAYERLLHEFSLTQEKLSERIGKSRTAIANTIRLLNLDKRVQSYIIEGVLSEGHGRAILALSDKDKQYEIAQKAIDESLSVRDVEKLIKTYLSKFDKVEEKKDEEILKPYYKDIQEQLQNYFGTKVNINSKKNKGKIEIEYYSEEDLQRILEIINI; this is encoded by the coding sequence ATGAACAAGAAATTTGGATTGGGTAAAGGGTTGAGTGCTTTAATTCCTGAGGATGATAATGATACTAGTGAAGAAATGGTTAATAAATCAGCTACTCTGATCCCATTAAATAATATTAAAGCTAATGAGAGTCAACCAAGAAGATACTTCGATAATGATAAGATTAATGAGTTATCAGAGTCTATAAAAAATCATGGTATAATTCAACCACTAATATTGAAAAAAGAAAATGAAACTTACACTATAATAGCGGGTGAAAGACGTTGGAGAGCTGCAAAGCAGCTTATGCTAAAAGAAGTTCCTGCAATAGTTATGGATATTGATGATAAAGAAATATTGGAGATTTCCTTAATAGAAAATATACAAAGAGAAGATCTTAATGCAATTGAAGAAGCACAGGCATATGAAAGGCTTTTACATGAATTTTCATTAACGCAGGAAAAACTTAGTGAAAGAATTGGGAAGTCTAGAACTGCAATAGCTAATACTATTAGATTACTTAATTTAGATAAAAGAGTTCAAAGTTATATAATAGAAGGTGTATTAAGTGAGGGACATGGAAGGGCTATATTAGCTTTAAGTGATAAAGATAAACAATATGAAATAGCTCAAAAAGCGATAGATGAAAGTCTTTCTGTAAGAGATGTAGAAAAACTAATAAAAACATACTTGAGTAAATTTGATAAGGTTGAAGAAAAAAAAGATGAAGAAATTTTAAAACCTTATTATAAGGATATACAAGAGCAGTTACAAAATTACTTTGGTACTAAGGTGAATATTAACTCAAAGAAAAATAAAGGTAAGATCGAGATAGAATATTATTCTGAAGAGGACTTACAAAGAATATTAGAAATTATAAATATATAA
- a CDS encoding ParA family protein translates to MKKICIFNQKGGVGKTTTNINLCSYIAMLGYKVLAIDIDPQGNTTSGLGIDKRKLEKSMYDVITNDVSLREIIKQSELVSNLYIAPAKMELAGAEVEIIEKEKRELILQEKIREVEDDFDFIFIDCPPSLGFLTINSLTSCDSVLIPIQCEFYALEGVGQLINTIQLVKKSLNKNLEIEGVIMTMYDSRTNLSNEVYKEVEKYFKDKVYKVTIPRNIRLAEAPSFGLPIMLYDEKCKGAEAYEQLTNEFIERQKG, encoded by the coding sequence ATGAAAAAGATATGTATATTTAACCAAAAGGGTGGGGTAGGCAAAACTACAACGAATATAAATCTCTGTTCATACATAGCAATGTTGGGGTATAAGGTTTTAGCTATCGATATAGATCCACAAGGAAATACTACAAGTGGGCTTGGGATTGATAAGAGAAAATTAGAAAAATCAATGTATGATGTAATAACTAATGATGTATCATTAAGAGAGATAATTAAACAAAGTGAGTTAGTTTCAAACTTATACATAGCACCAGCTAAAATGGAGTTAGCAGGAGCAGAAGTTGAAATTATAGAAAAAGAAAAACGGGAATTAATTTTACAAGAGAAGATAAGAGAAGTAGAAGATGATTTTGACTTCATTTTTATAGATTGTCCTCCTTCTTTAGGTTTTCTAACAATAAATTCCCTCACTTCATGTGATTCAGTATTAATCCCAATTCAGTGTGAGTTTTATGCTCTAGAAGGAGTTGGACAACTTATAAACACTATACAATTGGTAAAGAAATCATTAAACAAGAATCTTGAAATTGAAGGTGTCATAATGACAATGTATGATTCAAGAACTAATTTAAGTAATGAAGTTTATAAAGAAGTTGAGAAATATTTTAAAGATAAAGTATACAAAGTAACAATACCGAGAAACATAAGATTAGCAGAAGCACCTTCATTTGGCCTTCCTATAATGCTATATGATGAAAAATGCAAAGGTGCTGAGGCATATGAACAACTAACTAATGAATTTATCGAACGTCAAAAGGGGTGA
- the noc gene encoding nucleoid occlusion protein → MHKEIVHVNIDKIIPNTYQPRKFFNEEALGELSQSIREHGIIQPLTVRVRGEIFELVAGERRWRAARLANLEEVPCTVVDITDSESAEIALLENLQREDLNFLEEAEAYYNLIQDHHFTQEQLAERLGKKQSTIANKLRLLKLGNEVRNICISNNLTERHARALLSLPNEELQLKIINKVIKQGLNVKNTEDLINKELLKLAGESLSKEGKKRMTGVFSAKIYVNSIKQVFDKFKIPAEYKSKDCGEYVQITVNIPKNASK, encoded by the coding sequence ATGCATAAAGAAATTGTTCATGTCAATATTGATAAAATAATTCCTAATACTTATCAACCAAGAAAGTTTTTTAATGAAGAAGCTCTTGGGGAATTGTCACAATCTATTAGAGAACATGGTATAATTCAACCACTTACTGTTAGAGTAAGAGGTGAAATTTTTGAACTAGTTGCAGGTGAAAGACGATGGAGAGCAGCAAGGCTTGCTAACCTTGAAGAAGTGCCATGTACTGTTGTAGATATAACAGATTCTGAGTCAGCTGAAATTGCACTACTTGAGAATCTACAAAGAGAAGATTTAAATTTTTTAGAAGAAGCTGAAGCGTATTATAACTTGATTCAAGACCATCATTTTACTCAAGAACAATTAGCTGAGAGATTAGGGAAAAAACAATCAACGATTGCAAATAAACTAAGACTTCTTAAGTTAGGAAACGAAGTAAGAAATATTTGTATATCTAATAATTTAACAGAAAGACATGCAAGAGCATTACTGTCTTTACCTAACGAAGAACTACAGCTAAAAATAATAAATAAAGTCATAAAACAAGGTCTTAATGTTAAGAATACCGAAGATTTGATTAATAAGGAACTTTTAAAATTAGCTGGTGAAAGTCTATCAAAAGAAGGTAAGAAAAGGATGACAGGTGTTTTTTCTGCAAAAATATATGTTAATTCTATAAAACAAGTGTTTGATAAATTTAAGATACCTGCTGAGTATAAATCAAAAGATTGTGGCGAATATGTCCAAATAACCGTAAACATACCTAAAAATGCATCAAAATAA